The genome window GGCAAGGATTTTGAGGAACTGGATGAGTGCATCGCCCGCATCATGGACATGCACCCGGAGTTCGATCAGGCCTGGGAGATGGGAGAGATGGCCGTGTACCCGCAGGAAATCGAGGGCAAGGTGGTCAACCCCTTTGTCCATACGGTTCTGCATGTCATCGTGGACCAGCAAATCCAGGACGAGGCGCCGGATTTCGTGACCACGTCTTATAAAGAGATGGTCGATATGGGCATGGACAACCACGAGATCCTGCACAACCTGATCTCAGTTTATGCCGACCTGTACTTCACCAACTTCCGCCGCGGCGACAACTTCAGCAACCTGGATTACCAGGAACGTTTGAAGCAGTTGGTGCGGCAGGCGCGTGCCCAGATGGACGAGGGAGAATAGCTCTTCCTCACTACTCCGCCTGACCGGGCTTCAACGGTTCGTGGCAGACTTCGCAGTGATCCAGTTGGTAGTCGTTGGGATGCTGGCAGTTGGGACAGTCCAGCGTTTTATTCTCGGCTTGGGGAGGATCGAACGGCGTCAGGCACTTTTCGCACCACGCGGTTTTGTTTGGATTGGGTGCCCCGCAATGGGGACAGATCGATGTGTGGCTCATACCCCTTGGGATGCAGAACATCCCAAGGGGTTTTGTTTTTTTAACGGATTCCCGGAAAAATCGGGGGGAGGGCGCTTACAGGCACTTGGCGAGGGTCTTGCCGATGTCGGCCGGACTCTTCACCACTTTGATGCCGCACTTCTTCATGACCTTCATCTTGCCTTCCGCCGTACCCTGGCCACCGGAAATGATGGCGCCTGCGTGGCCCATGCGGCGGCCCGGAGGCGCAGTCTGCCCGGCGATGAACCCGACCACCGGTTTGGTGACGTGTTTCTTGATATAGTACGCCGCTTCGTCTTCCGCCGACCCGCCGATCTCGCCGATCATGCAGATGGCCTTGGTGGCGCGGTCCTTCTGGAACAGCTTGAGGGTGTCGATGTAGCGGGTGCCGATGATGGGATCGCCGCCGATGCCGACGCAGGTGGACTGGCCGATGCCCATGGCCGTCAACTGACCGACGGCCTCGTAGGTCAAGGTGCCGCTGCGGGAAATGATGCCGACGTTGCCCTTTTTGTGGATGTGTGCGGGCATGATGCCGATCTTGCATTTGCCGGGAGAGATGACGCCGGGGCAGTTGGGCCCGACCAGACGCGAATCGGAATCCTGGATGTACCGGTACACTTCCACCATGTCATACACCGGAATGCCTTCCGAGATGCAGATGATCAATTCGACACCCGCATCCGCCGCTTCGAGAATGGCGTCCGCGGCGAACGCCGGCGGCACGAAGATCATCGAGGCGTTGGCCTTGGTTTTGGCGACGGCGTCTTTGACCGAATTGAAAACAGGAACGGTGTCCAGCACCTTCTGTCCGCCTTTACCCGGAGTCACACCCGCCACCAGCTGGGTGCCGTACTTCATGCACTGCTCGGCGTGAAACATGCCTTCGCGACCGGTGATGCCCTGAACCAGCAATTTTGTGTTTTCATCTACGAGAATGCTCATTGGATTGCCTGTACGACCTTTTTCGCGGCATCTTTCATACCATTGCCGACGATGAAGTTGATTTCGGATTCTTCAAGAATGCGGTGGCCTTCTTCCATGTTGGTGCCTTCCATGCGGATGACAACCGGAATAGTCACACTCAATTTTTTCGCCGCCGCGACCACGCCTTTGGCGAGGATGTCGCAGCGCAGAATGCCACCGAATATATTAATGAAAATGGCTTTTACTTTGTTGTCAGAGAGGAGAATGCGGAATGCGTTTTCGATCATCTCCTCGTTGGCGCCGCCGCCGACATCCAGAAAGTTGGCGGGCTCGCCTCCACTGTGCTTGACGATATCCATCGTCGCCATCGCCAGTCCGGCGCCGTTCACCATGCAGCCGATGTTGCCATCGAGCTGAATGTAGTTGAGGTGGAACTTGGAGGCTTCGATCTCGTTGGGGTCTTCCTCGTCGAGGTCGCGCATCTCCTGTATGTCGGGATGCCGGCCCAGCGCGTTGTCGTCCACATCGATCTTGGCGTCGAGCGCCAAAAGACGGTTGTCGCCGGTGACCACCAGCGGGTTGATCTCCAGCATCGACAGGTCTTCCTTCACGAAGCACTGATACAGATTGATGATGAAGGGAATGGCCTGCTTGAAGACGTCGCCTTCCAGGTTCAGGGCGAACGCCAGTTTGCGTGCGAGATAGGGTTTGACGCCGATGACGGGATCGACGCGTTCGGTGATGATTTTTTCCGGCGTGGCTTCGGCCACTTCCTCGATTTCCATGCCACCGGCCTCACTGGCCATGATCATGACCTGGCTGGTCTCGCGGTCGAGGATGAGGCTCAGATACAATTCGCGGACGATGTCCATCCCCTCTTCGATCAGAACCTTTTTCACCAGCCGTCCTTCCGGGCCGGTCTGGTGCGTGACCAACTGCATACCGATGATATCTCCGGCGTGCTTCTCGGCTTCCTCCGGGCTTTTGGCCAGTTTCACGCCGCCACCCTTGCCACGGCCGCCGGCATGGATCTGCGCCTTGACCACAACGGGGGTGGTGCCGATCTTCTTCGCGGCGGCTGCCGCTTCGGATTTGTCGTGAACCAGGATGCCGTTGGGTACCGGGACCTTGTATTTTTTGAAGAGCTGTTTGCCCTGATATTCGTGAATTTTCATGGTTCGAATTGAAAGAATTTAATAGGTAACCAAATGTGGGAGATGCTTTGTACCACAGGTTTTAACAGGTTGTCAAAAAAATAAGAGGGAAAGGAATGGGGGGCATAAAACGGCGGACGTGGGGTGCCGGGAAACACAGGCCCGTACGGGCGGGCGATTTTTGCACGGTAAGCGGTTGTGAAGAAAAAATGGGGAGGGCGGCGCGCTGGTTTTTATTTTTTAATGAGTCAACACCGGGCCACGAAGCCGGAGTTCGGGCTGGAGTGGGTACTGGATTCGGCTTCTTCCGCGGCGTTGAAGATCTGGTCCCAGGCTTCGCGCAGCGGTGTCATCACACGCAGGACCGCCTGCAGGGAGGCCTTGTCGTTTTTGATGTTGGCCAGGGTCAACTGGCGCAGCACAAACTGGTACAGCCGTTCCAGATTGCGGCACACCTCACCGCCCTTGTCGGTGTCGAGCGCCACCATCAACTCGTTGACGATGTCCCGCGACTTCTGGATGTACACACTCTTGTGAGCGACATCGTTCTGGTCCAGAGAATCCATCGCCATGGTGACAAACCGGATGGCTCCATCGTACATCATGAGAATCAGCTTGCCCTGGTTGGAGGTCGAGACCTCATTGATCCGGTATTCCTTGTGTCCCTGTGTCTGTCCCATATGTGCGCTCTCCTGTGAGTCTTCCGTGTGGCCGTGTTCGCAGATTTATTTCTTGAGCAGTCCTGACAAATTGGATAAGGACGACTCCACCGCTTTTCGTTGCGCGTCGAGTTGACCCAGAATCACTTCCAATTGGATAAACTGATTACGAATCCGGTCCTCAAACAATTTCAGCCGGTCATCCAGCCGGAGAATGACTTCATTGAGGTCCTCGATTTGTTCCGTGGTGGTGTTGATGTCACCCATCAACGGGCCGTTCTGCGTGGTGTCCGTGTTGAATGTCAGCACCCGGTCCAGTTTCTCCGCCACGCCGATGGAAACAGCGATCGTCCCCTTGCTGCCGTTGCTGGCCAGTTCCGAGGAATCGATGCTGAACACCAGACCCTCGGCGCTGGTTCCCGCCGCGCCGATGAAGGTGCTGCCCGGACCCTGCACGGCCGCAGTGAAACTGGCTTCGCCCACCTTGCGCAATTCCGGAACGCCGCCGGTGACCTGAAGCTCAAACGTGCCTTGCTCGGTTTTGCTGTTGGCGTTCAGGAAATCGACATTGGCGTCGGTGGCGGAACCGGAGGTGATGAACAGGTTGGCCACGCCTTCCGGATCGCTCACCAAGGCCGAGCTCAACTTGGCGCTGTCCAGCACCAACGTGCCGTCGTCCTGGGTGCTGATGCCGATTTGCGACAGGAAGCTGAACGAACTGCTCAACCCGGTCACCTGGCTCGAAACCAGGTTGCTGAGGGTTTCTTCCAGGTTGCGCACCGAGAACTGGCCGAACAGCGGGCCGGACTCCAGCGTGTCGCTGTCGAAAAACGCCTGCTCGTCAATGAAAGTTTGCACCTCGTTGAACTGCTTGACGAAATCCTCGATCTTGGTGCGGATGTTGTCGGTGTCGATGCTGATGTTGATGGTGCCGGAACCCAGCGCGTCCAGGCTCAGCGTCGTGCCGGTGATGACGTCGTTGACGGTATTGGTGGAACGGGTGTAGCTGATGCTGTCGAGAGTGAACGTCGAATCCTGCGCCGTTTGAATGCTGGTGAAAAACTGGTCCGTTCCGCCTTCAAAATAACGGGCCGTCACATCCTGGCTGGAGCCGGTCTGGTTGCCCTCGATCACAATGCTGATGGGAGTGGCCGAACCGTCATCCACCACCTTGGCGGTGACATCCGCCGCTGAGGCGTTGATCAGGTCCACAATCTCCTGCACGGTTTCGTCGCCGCCGACGGTGATATCGGTTACGGTGCTTCCGACTGTGATCCGGAAAAATTCGCCGTCCAGGCCCGGGTTGTAAGTATCCGTCGCTGCACTGAACCGGTCGTCGGACTGCACAATCCCCGTCTGCGCCAGCTGGGTGACGTTGATGTCGAACGCGCCGGTGGGCGAGTTCACGCTGGTGTTGACGCCGACTTTGGCGGTGGAGGTGTCGCCCAGGAAATCGCCAACCTTGTTCAGCATGCGGTCGCGAATGTCCATGGTCCGCACCAGGCTCTTGAACGATCCAGCCAGCGTGCGCAACTCCTTGAACAGGTCGAGCTTGTCGATCTGCAACTCGCGTTCGGACACCTTCGCTTCCAGAGGACGCTGCTGCAGAGCGATCAGTTGCTCGACGACTTCCGAGGTGTTGAAGCCGGATTGAAGGCCAAATATGGATGTGATTGCCATGATGATGTTTCCCAATTGGACCGTTGCGTTGCCGCTGACCGGTCCCCCCTTCAGAGAAGGGGGAGCCCATCGGCTTGCGCCCATGGACCATCGTTCGCTCACAGAGCATCCGCCCGTTTGCCGCGGGCCACGCCCGCTCCTGATGATCTTATCGGCCTTAAAATATGCGGACTTTAGGAAAAAACAGGGCGGCCCCTGCCCTCTGCCTGAAGAACTTGCGTGGCAGGGGGCAGGGCATTGAAATTGCTGGGTTTGGGTATCGGGGCTTGAATCGGCTGCCGGGAAAGTGATATAAGGCCCCACTATGCCCGATCAACTCGACCTGTTTTCCCAGCCGCCGGTGGAAGAGCCGGTAAAGCCCCAAAAACCAAAGGATTTGGGGCCGCGTATCCTGTATTTCGACCTGGAGACGCAGAAGAGCGCCGATGAAGTGGGCGGCTGGGGCAATATCAAGGACATGCTGATGGCCGTCGGCGTCGTCTGGGACAGCCACGACCCGAAACACCACGTTTATTACGGCGAGCCGGACAAGAAGGACGGGCCGGGCTACACCGATCTCATCGACCACCTCAAGTCCGCCGATCTGGTGGTCGGTTTCAACGTCATCGGCTTCGACTACACCGTCATCCAGGGCGCCGCCAGCCAGCGGCACATCGACTTGCTCGACATCCCCACCTTCGACATGCTCGTCGATTTCACCCAGAAAAAGAACCACCGCATCAAGCTCGACAACCTCGCCGGCTGCACGCTGGGCACGAAGAAGTCCGCCGACGGATTGATTTCACTGCAATGGTGGAAGGAATACCTGGGCGGGGACAAGATAAAGCTCGACCAGATCGTCGAGTACTGCAAGCAGGACGTCAACGTGACGCGTGACCTGTTCTTATTCGGCAAGGACCACGGCTACGTCGAGTACGACGGCCGCAGCGGCCAGCGCCTGCGCCTGAACGTGGACTGGACCGTCGAAACCATCCTCAAATCCCCACATCGGTAAATACGCGCACATCATTGCGGGAAGAAGAAGGGCTTATGGTCCGTGAGGGAAGAATCATAAGGTCCCTTTCCCCCCTCCCCTGTACCAAGGGGAGGGTCGGGGTGGGGTTTTGGAGTGCAACCCGTGTTCACGGGTTGCGACCACCAATACCTCCCCTCAATCCCCTCCTTGGAAAGGAGGGGAGATGATGGGGTCTCGCCGGAAGACGGTAGGCCGTCCTTGAATTTTGATTTCCCCGCGGCTTGAGTCTAAAATAGCGTGGAGTGCATTGAGAGCCGTCCGCCCGGCAAAGCCGGTTGAGGACATAATTAATGAGACCCTTGCGTAAGTGGGATTAAACCAAAAACATAGATTCTTCGCTGACGCTCAGAATGACAATTCAGGCTCCAGCATGTCATTCTGAGAAGCCGGGCCACGCCCGGAGGAGACAAGTGGCTTTTGGATTGGCTGACAACCCATCATTCGCCCTAATAGCAGAACCCTATTCCTCTCCCTGTAAGGGAGGCGACGAAGAATCTATGGGTTCACTCTTTTTAAGGCTTATGCGAAGCTCTCATTATTGATTGGAGATCGATTCATGAAACGCAATGTGATTCAGATCATTCTTTATCCGGGAGATCAAAGCGGCTATGTCGCCGAATGCGTCGGCCTGCCGGTCATCACCCAGGGGAGCACGATCGACGAGACGGTGAAGAACATGCAGGAGGCGCTGGCTTTGCACCTCGACGGGGAGAACCTGGAAGAGTTGGAACTGTCACCCAATGCCCCCATCATTGTGAGCATGGAGCTGCAACCGATTCATGGTTAAACTGCGCCGCCTGTCCGGAGGGCAAGTGGTAGCGATCCTGGAGAACTTCGGGTTTTCTCCAATCGGGCAAAAGGGAAGCATCTGAACGTGGACTGGACCGTCGAAACCATCCTCAAATCCCCACATCGGTAAATAAAAGTTTGCTAGTACATATGTGTTCTGCCTAGTAGATATATCTTGGTTTGTTTGGCGGGCATTTTGTTGTATTCACGACATTCTGATTGTCCGCCTTCAAAAATATATCCCTGCTTTCCAAATCGGTTCAAAATCTGAATTTCAGAAACTCCTTTTAGACCCTTAGGCTTTTTTATTATTCCGGTACAAATTCCACCAATCATGGCTTGATATATTGTTTCTGTGACTCGCCGCTCTTTAGAGATGATTTCAACAATTCCTTGTTTGTGATTTACGGATTTTGGTTGCCACAGTTTCAGACTATTTAAAATCTGCGTTGAAACGGAGTCGGCATATACAGGAGTTATAAAAAAGAGAGATATTAATAAGATTTTCGGAAGAGTTCTTATCAAACCTTCACCTCAGCGAGTAGCTTGTCGATGATGTCCTGGGTTTTGATGTTTTCGGCTTCGGCTTTGAAGTTGAGCAGGATGCGGTGTTCCAGCACCTGCTGGCTGACGCTTTTGATGTCGTCGATGGTGACGGCGACGCGGTTGTCCATCAGCGCCCGCGCCTTGGCGGCCAGCACCAGGTACTGACTGGCGCGCGGCCCCGCCCCCCAACTGACCCACTCGGTGACGAATCCCGGCGTCGTGCCGTTCCCCGGTCGTGACGCCCTAACCAAATCCACCGCATACCGCGCGACGTGATCCGACACCGGCACCTTCGGCACCAGCTTCTGCAAGGCCAGAATGCGGTCGGCCTCCATCACCACCTCCAGTTCCGGCTTCACGCCCGACGTGGTGGACAGCGCGATCTGCACCTCCTGCTCCTTGGTCGGGTAATCGACGTTGATGATGAACATGAAGCGGTCGAGCTGCGCCTCGGGCAGGGGATAGGTGCCCTCGTGTTCGATGGGGTTCTGCGTGGCGAACACGAGGAACGGCGGCTCGAGGTGATACGTGTTCGAGCCCACCGTCACCTGGTGTTCCTGCATGGCCTGCAACAGCGCCGCCTGCGTTTTCGGCGGGGTGCGGTTGATCTCGTCGGCCAAAATGATGTTGGCGAAGATGGGGCCGCGGATGAAGCGGAACTCGCGTTTGTTCGTCGCCTGGTCCTCGTACAGGATCTCGGTGCCGGTGATGTCCGACGGCATGAGGTCGGGCGTGAACTGGATGCGGCTGAACTTGAGGTTGAGGACTTTCGCCAGCGAGCTGACGAGCAGCGTCTTGGCCAGCCCCGGCACGCCGACGAACAGGCAGTGCCCGCGCGAGAACAGGGCGACCAGGAGGTCTTCGATGACGGCGTCCTGGCCGATGATGACCTTGCGGATTTCTTTCAGGACGTTGTTTTTGGCTTCCAGCAGCTCGCGGGCGAGATCGAGATCGGGCGTCGTTTGGTCCATGTAGGGTCTCTTTGAAGTCAGGGAGTAAAGGGAACTGATCTTATTTTTTCATATAAGGTGCAGGAAGTCACCCTCCACCCCAGCCCGTCACTCTGTGAGTGCTCCCGTCAAGGGAGAGAGGGGGTTTAAAAGATTCCTTCTCCCCTGGCGGGAGAAGGTCAGGATGAGGGGGGATTCATGATTCTTCCGTTTCCAGATGTATGTCCGGCTCATCCTCATTTTATCAGAGCCAGCAGGGTTTCCTGATGTCCTTTCTTTGCGTTTTCGCCCAGTGCGGCGTAGATGCGGATCAGCCGCTGATGGACCTGCGGATTGAACGGATTGATGCGTTCCGCGCGCTGATAGTACTCGCGCGCCGCTTCGTAATCCTTGCGCAGGAACGCCACCTCGCCGAGATTCGTGAGCGTGCTGGGGAACTGCGGATAGTATTCGAGGCTCTGCCGCAGCAGGGTTTCGGACTCATCGTACTTGCGCGTGATCATGTAGGTGTCGGCCAGCTTGTTGTACAGCACCGGCGACAGCGTGTCCGACTCCGAGATGGCTTTGCGGTACTCGATGATGGCGGCCTGGATGTGGTCGCGGCTCTTTAAAATGTCGCCCAGCATGGTGAGGTCGCGGGCACGGCGGCTTTCGATGAGGGCGCGTTCGCCGTCTTCATCCTCGGCGCGGCCGTTGTCGCGTTTGTCCTTGAACTGGAACTTGAGCACCTTGAGGCCGGGGATGCGTCTCAGTTGCTGCGTTTTGATATAAACCTTCCAGTCGTCCTGAAACCGGTCGAGCGTTTTGCCCACCAGTGTCTGCAGCACGTCACCGATGGGGCGGTTGTCTTTCAGGCCCGCCACCAGCGCTTCCAGTCCTTCGAGGCCTTTCAGGTGCACGAGGTACTGCACCATCGTCGCCACCTCGGCGTAGGCGAGTTGCACGTCCTCGGCGGTTTTGAGTTTGGCGAGCGACGGCATCATCGCTTCGAAATCGATCAGGTAATCGTTGTCGAGTCCGTTGGCCAGCACCGTTTCCATGATGGGGGTCAGGTGGCGGGGTTCACCGCGCCAGCGCGTCTCCAGGAATTTGGCGATGCCTTCATGCAGCCACAGCGGCACGTTGTTGTGGCTCTTGCTGCTCAGCAGGAAGTGCACGTACTCGTGGCTGATGGTGTCCAGCCAGTTGTAGCCGCGCACCAGCGAGCCCGGCGAGATGAGCATCAGCCGGTTGTACTTGCACAGGGCGACGGTGCCGGAGGTCATGATGTCCTGCAAAGTGAGCGGCGAGATACGCGAAAACGGTTCGCGGCTGGGATAGATTTCCACCCGCACTTTCTCTTTCGGGTGGTGATCGAGGATGCCGCCCAGCACGGCGTAGGATTTTTCCAGCGTGTCGAGGGCGTAGTCCACCAGCACCGCATCCGGGCCGTCGGTGTAGCGCAGGATGAAGTGCTCCGATTCGCGGGTGACCATCCCCTGGGTGGCCTGATGCGTTTCGCGGACGTGGTGTTTGAACTCTTTAACGGTCGGCGCGGAGTCCGCGACTTTTCCGAGAAGGTCGAGCGCGCGGGCGTAGTCGCCTTGATAAAACACCAGCCGCGCCTGCAGAAACAGCACGTCGCCGGAGTCGGGGTACGTGTCCATCAACGATTGCGTGTGGGCTTCGGCTTCCTCGAAGCGCCACTGGTCGATGAGCGAATAACCTTTAGTGATATCTTCCTGCAACCCCGCGGTCACTGGAGCGGCAAACAGCGCGCCGCCCAGCAGAATGACGGCGATGGCAACGGCGATGCGGTGCAGGTGCGTTTTCATTTCACCAGTTCCTTATAATACTGGCCGATCATGCGCTCGTATTTTTCCGGGTACTTGTTCTTCATGGCGTCGATGATGTCTTCGCGGAACTGCCCCGGCACCCGGTACTGATCCTCCGAGGGCAGGGTGATTTTTTCCTGGCGCAGACGGCGCGCGCCGCCGCTCTGGCTCGAATCGCGCTGGCTGCCTTTGCCCAGTTGCAGCGAGGACTTCGGCTTGCCCTGTCCCTGCCCGGAGCTTTTCAATTGTTGCAGCATGTCGCGCACTTCGTTGAGTCCCTGCAGCGCGTTGTTCTCCGACTCGATGCTGTCCTGCACGCGCTGGTCGGTGAGGCGGCTTTGCGACTGTTTCATGTAGCGTCCGGTGCCGGTCATCTTGTTGGACAGGCGGGGGCTGATCATCGGGTTCTTGCGGTTCATCTCATTGAACAACTCGGACAACTGTTCGGTCTGCTGGGACAGGCCCTGCTGCTCGCCCGCCATCTGCTGCAACTGTTTCTTTTCCTCATCGGTGAGCAGGCTCTGGTAGTTCTGTTGCAGGGACTGCATCATGGTGCCCAGCTTCTTCGAGATTTCGCTGTTGAGCCGTGAGACCTCATACAGATCATCTTCGATACGGCTCAACAGGGCCTTGTCGATATCGCGCGACATGCGGAAGTGGTTCTGCCAGCGCAGGATATCGGGGTAGGTCTGCTTGAACAGGGAATTGAATTCAAACAGATCCTGAAGCTCGGTGAACTCCTCCAGCTTGTCGTACTTGGAATTCAACTCGGGCAGGTAATTTTTGAAGCCGTGGAACATCTTCATGTGCAGGGAATGGATGCGATCCATGACGTCGGACAGTTCGGACCGTTTCTGCTTGAGTTCCACAAAACTCTGCCGGTGTTCCTCTTCCTTGCCCAGCAACCCCAGGGTTTTCTCACTGAGGTCGCGGATCTCGCGGCTGATGGCATCTTCCTTATCCATCAACTCCACCAGTGTCTGCATGTCGGGATGCGTTTCGAGCAGTCGTTCGTCCGCGCGCAGGATGGACTGAATGGCGTTGACATCTTTCTTCAGGCTGGCGAAAAATTCATTGAGCCGATCCTCGAACAGGCCCAACTGCTGGGCGCGCAGGGATTTGTTGATGCTCATGGTTTTGTCGAGCAGACCTTTTTGCTGCTCGGTGAGTTCATCGATTTTTTGCAGCGACTCATCGATCTGCCGCATGATTTCAAGATCGACCATGTTTTCCTGGTTTTCACTCAGGTTTTCCAGGTTCTCCGAGAACGCGCGCAGGTCGTCCATCAGTTTTTCCATCTCCGCCATGGCTTCCTCGAATTTGCCCTGTTCGACCAGGTCCTTGAGTTTTTCCATCGAGGCGTTGAGGTTTTCCATGTTCATATTTTCGAGCGCCTGCTTGTTGAGGAATTCGTCCGGGAGCCCCTGCATCTGTTTCGACAGCTGCTCCATGATCTGATGAAGGGTTTCGCGGATTTTTTCCATCGCTTTTTTGAATTCGGCGGTTTCATTGGGCGAGTTTTTGTTCTTGATCTTTTCAAACTCCTCGCGCAGGTTCTCGGTCAGGTTGGACAACTCGCGGTCCAGATCCATGACCTGGTTCATGCGTTCGCGGTTGAGCAGCTTGACCAGGAACAGGACGTCGCGTTCCAGATGAGTGATGAGGCGTTCCATCACCGGGCCGCCGGGCGCGGCGTTGAACGCGATCGGCGTGGTTTTGAACAGGGCGTCATTGAGTTGATTCATGGCCTGAATCTGGTCTTCGCGGATTGCATTGAGGCCGCTGATGATGTTGCTCATCAACGTCAGGTACGGCTTCGGGAACGAGTTCACGTCCTGCGCCTGCGTCTGGATGGCCTGCGCCAGGTTGATGATCTCGATCAGGCGGTCGGTGGTCCAGGCGAGGGTTTTCTTGTAGCGGGTCAGATCCTCCGGCGTGTCCGCCAAAGGCTCCGTATGGGACACCAGCGTCTTGGCCAGCAGCGTCACCATTTTCTCAACCAGTTGGTCCTGCAGGGCGAGCAGGTCCCAGCGTTTTTTGCGTTCGTCGAAAATTTCAAACGAGAACATCTCCGACTGTCCGGTATTGGGACCATAGACATTGTCGTTGTCCTCAACCTCCAGGTAATACTGAATGCGGTTGCCCGGCTCCAGAGCCATGGTGGCCAGCTCCCAGGTGTACCCGTCCTTGGCTTCCGTCTCGTTACTCTTGAAGCGTTTGAGCGTGCGGCGCGTGATCTGGCCGTCCATGTCGATGATCAGGTTGACGCGACCGAGGCCGAAGTCGTCGTGTGCTTCATAATAAAACTGGATCTGGTCGGTGACCATGTACACCGGCTTTGGGTTGCTGAGGAAGATGCGGATGGTCGGCGCTTTGTCCTGTCCCAGTTCGATCGGGTATTTCGTCGGCAACAGCACCTTGTGGCCATCCGGCGACTTGATGCGGAATTGGTAGAAGCCGCTTTCCTTGACGATGAAGCGGCCTTGAATTGTGTTGTCGCCCAGAGTGTCCATCGACAGGTTGTCGCGATTGTTCAACACCAGCGACGCGCCGGCAACCGGATGGTTGGTGCGCGCCGTGATCTCGACCTCGGTGCCGGGCAGCACGTGAATCTTGCCCTCGGAATGTTTCAACGACACACGTTTCATCTGCGTGTAGGCCGGGTAGTTGAACACCAGCGACAGCGACTCGATGGCGTAGCTGAATTTGGGACCTTCCGTACCGGTGGCATCGATCGGGCCGGCGGTGCGTTGGGCGGTATTGGCTTCGACCGGCGGCGTGATCCAGTTGTCGTAGCCGCGCGTCCAGAACTCCGGCAGGCTGAGCGCCATCACCAGCAACGCTGCCAACGCGCCGACCAATGCGTAACGCGTGCGTTGCAGGCGTTCGGTGGAGACGATGGATTTGGGATCGATGTCTTGGATGGCGCGCTCGGTGCGG of Nitrospina watsonii contains these proteins:
- a CDS encoding ribonuclease H-like domain-containing protein; protein product: MPDQLDLFSQPPVEEPVKPQKPKDLGPRILYFDLETQKSADEVGGWGNIKDMLMAVGVVWDSHDPKHHVYYGEPDKKDGPGYTDLIDHLKSADLVVGFNVIGFDYTVIQGAASQRHIDLLDIPTFDMLVDFTQKKNHRIKLDNLAGCTLGTKKSADGLISLQWWKEYLGGDKIKLDQIVEYCKQDVNVTRDLFLFGKDHGYVEYDGRSGQRLRLNVDWTVETILKSPHR
- the fliD gene encoding flagellar filament capping protein FliD yields the protein MAITSIFGLQSGFNTSEVVEQLIALQQRPLEAKVSERELQIDKLDLFKELRTLAGSFKSLVRTMDIRDRMLNKVGDFLGDTSTAKVGVNTSVNSPTGAFDINVTQLAQTGIVQSDDRFSAATDTYNPGLDGEFFRITVGSTVTDITVGGDETVQEIVDLINASAADVTAKVVDDGSATPISIVIEGNQTGSSQDVTARYFEGGTDQFFTSIQTAQDSTFTLDSISYTRSTNTVNDVITGTTLSLDALGSGTINISIDTDNIRTKIEDFVKQFNEVQTFIDEQAFFDSDTLESGPLFGQFSVRNLEETLSNLVSSQVTGLSSSFSFLSQIGISTQDDGTLVLDSAKLSSALVSDPEGVANLFITSGSATDANVDFLNANSKTEQGTFELQVTGGVPELRKVGEASFTAAVQGPGSTFIGAAGTSAEGLVFSIDSSELASNGSKGTIAVSIGVAEKLDRVLTFNTDTTQNGPLMGDINTTTEQIEDLNEVILRLDDRLKLFEDRIRNQFIQLEVILGQLDAQRKAVESSLSNLSGLLKK
- a CDS encoding double zinc ribbon domain-containing protein; amino-acid sequence: MSHTSICPHCGAPNPNKTAWCEKCLTPFDPPQAENKTLDCPNCQHPNDYQLDHCEVCHEPLKPGQAE
- the sucC gene encoding ADP-forming succinate--CoA ligase subunit beta → MKIHEYQGKQLFKKYKVPVPNGILVHDKSEAAAAAKKIGTTPVVVKAQIHAGGRGKGGGVKLAKSPEEAEKHAGDIIGMQLVTHQTGPEGRLVKKVLIEEGMDIVRELYLSLILDRETSQVMIMASEAGGMEIEEVAEATPEKIITERVDPVIGVKPYLARKLAFALNLEGDVFKQAIPFIINLYQCFVKEDLSMLEINPLVVTGDNRLLALDAKIDVDDNALGRHPDIQEMRDLDEEDPNEIEASKFHLNYIQLDGNIGCMVNGAGLAMATMDIVKHSGGEPANFLDVGGGANEEMIENAFRILLSDNKVKAIFINIFGGILRCDILAKGVVAAAKKLSVTIPVVIRMEGTNMEEGHRILEESEINFIVGNGMKDAAKKVVQAIQ
- a CDS encoding DUF1841 family protein, which codes for MKFDKETQERVLRVAADRNQGKDFEELDECIARIMDMHPEFDQAWEMGEMAVYPQEIEGKVVNPFVHTVLHVIVDQQIQDEAPDFVTTSYKEMVDMGMDNHEILHNLISVYADLYFTNFRRGDNFSNLDYQERLKQLVRQARAQMDEGE
- a CDS encoding type II toxin-antitoxin system HicB family antitoxin; translation: MKRNVIQIILYPGDQSGYVAECVGLPVITQGSTIDETVKNMQEALALHLDGENLEELELSPNAPIIVSMELQPIHG
- the fliS gene encoding flagellar export chaperone FliS, whose protein sequence is MGQTQGHKEYRINEVSTSNQGKLILMMYDGAIRFVTMAMDSLDQNDVAHKSVYIQKSRDIVNELMVALDTDKGGEVCRNLERLYQFVLRQLTLANIKNDKASLQAVLRVMTPLREAWDQIFNAAEEAESSTHSSPNSGFVARC
- a CDS encoding AAA family ATPase; protein product: MDQTTPDLDLARELLEAKNNVLKEIRKVIIGQDAVIEDLLVALFSRGHCLFVGVPGLAKTLLVSSLAKVLNLKFSRIQFTPDLMPSDITGTEILYEDQATNKREFRFIRGPIFANIILADEINRTPPKTQAALLQAMQEHQVTVGSNTYHLEPPFLVFATQNPIEHEGTYPLPEAQLDRFMFIINVDYPTKEQEVQIALSTTSGVKPELEVVMEADRILALQKLVPKVPVSDHVARYAVDLVRASRPGNGTTPGFVTEWVSWGAGPRASQYLVLAAKARALMDNRVAVTIDDIKSVSQQVLEHRILLNFKAEAENIKTQDIIDKLLAEVKV
- the sucD gene encoding succinate--CoA ligase subunit alpha is translated as MSILVDENTKLLVQGITGREGMFHAEQCMKYGTQLVAGVTPGKGGQKVLDTVPVFNSVKDAVAKTKANASMIFVPPAFAADAILEAADAGVELIICISEGIPVYDMVEVYRYIQDSDSRLVGPNCPGVISPGKCKIGIMPAHIHKKGNVGIISRSGTLTYEAVGQLTAMGIGQSTCVGIGGDPIIGTRYIDTLKLFQKDRATKAICMIGEIGGSAEDEAAYYIKKHVTKPVVGFIAGQTAPPGRRMGHAGAIISGGQGTAEGKMKVMKKCGIKVVKSPADIGKTLAKCL